From the genome of Salvelinus alpinus chromosome 19, SLU_Salpinus.1, whole genome shotgun sequence, one region includes:
- the slc25a25a gene encoding calcium-binding mitochondrial carrier protein SCaMC-2-A, whose translation MLGLCLYVPVPNSDPIEFEYYESNGLPSELKSLFKLSVFLPSQECSIYRKWRKKVVKSADNDLDGQMVFEEFVHYLQDQEKDLKLVFKNLDRRRTDKMDSKEIMQSLQDLGVHISQQHAEKVLQSMDKNGTMTIDWNEWSNYPLLQPKENNIPEITLYWKHSTLFDVGDNLMVPDDFTTEEKLTGMWWRHLVAGGGAGAVSRTFTAPLDRLKVLMQVHGSRSNNMCIMSGLTQMIKEGGMRSLWRGNGINIIKIAPESAIKFMAYEQIKRLIGSDKETLGILERFVAGSMAGVIAQSTIYPMEVLKTRLALRKTGQCSGISDCAKSIFRREGLGAFYKGFIPNMMGIIPYAGMDLAVYETLKNSWLEKYGANSTDPGVLVLLGCGTVSSTCGQLASYPLALVRTRMQAQAMLEGSPQMTMSGLFKQIIQTEGATGLYRGLAPNFLKVIPAVSISYVVYENLKTSLGVKSR comes from the exons ATGCTTGGTCTGTGCCTTTATGTGCCTGTTCCGAATTCGGATCCTATTGAATTCGAGTATTATGAGTCCAATGGACTACCATCGGAGCTGAAATCGCTCTTCAAATTGAGTGTGTTTCTACCGTCCCAAGAATGTTCAATTTATCGGAAATGGCGAAAG AAAGTGGTGAAAAGTGCAGACAATGACCTGGATGGGCAGATGGTCTTTGAGGAGTTTGTTCACTATTTACAAGATCAGGAGAAAGATCTGAAACTCGTCTTCAAGAACCTGGACAGAAGAAGAACTG ATAAAATGGATTCTAAGGAGATCATGCAGTCTCTCCAGGACCTTGGTGTTCACATATCCCAGCAGCATGCAGAGAAGGTCCTACAGAG caTGGATAAGAATGGAACAATGACCATTGATTGGAATGAGTGGAGCAACTACCCTCTGCTACAGCCCAAAGAGAACAACATCCCTGAGATCACCCTATACTGGAAACACTCCACG CTGTTTGACGTAGGCGACAATCTGATGGTGCCTGATGACTTCACGACAGAGGAGAAACTGACAGGGATGTGGTGGAGGCATCTGGTAGCAGGTGGAGGTGCAGGAGCAGTGTCCCGAACATTCACCGCCCCCTTAGACCGACTCAAAGTACTCATGCAG GTCCACGGTTCCCGTAGCAACAACATGTGCATCATGAGTGGGCTCACCCAGATGATCAAAGAAGGTGGGATGAGGTCGCTGTGGAGAGGGAACGGAATCAACATTATCAAAATCGCCCCTGAATCCGCCATCAAGTTCATGGCCTATGAGCAG ATCAAGCGTTTGATTGGCAGTGATAAGGAGACACTTGGCATCCTGGAGCGTTTTGTAGCTGGCTCTATGGCTGGAGTCATCGCTCAGAGCACCATCTACCCCATGGAG GTTCTGAAAACACGGCTTGCCCTGCGAAAGACAGGTCAGTGCTCTGGCATCTCTGACTGTGCAAAGAGCATCTTCAGGAGAGAGGGACTAGGTGCCTTTTACAAGGGCTTCATCCCCAACATGATGGGCATCATCCCCTATGCTGGAATGGACCTGGCTGTGTATGAG ACATTGAAGAACTCTTGGTTAGAGAAGTATGGCGCCAACAGTACTGACCCGGGAGTGTTAGTTCTGCTTGGATGTGGCACAGTGTCCAGCACCTGTGGTCAGCTGGCCAGCTACCCCCTGGCCCTTGTCAGGACCCGCATGCAGGCACAAG CCATGCTGGAGGGCAGCCCACAGATGACAATGTCAGGGCTCTTCAAACAAATCATCCAGACAGAAGGGGCCACTGGTCTCTACAGGGGCCTGGCCCCCAACTTCCTGAAGGTCATTCCAGCTGTCAGCATCAGCTATGTGGTGTACGAGAACCTGAAGACATCGCTGGGAGTTAAGTCGCGATGA